Proteins from a single region of Drosophila biarmipes strain raj3 chromosome 3R, RU_DBia_V1.1, whole genome shotgun sequence:
- the LOC108023693 gene encoding calcineurin subunit B, with translation MKLDLTMNDRFNQRFQSVYSGLVPQIARLGPFNDSEVTCILLIYYKFSLQNGPAARRITSTQFVNIVIGFQQLYDMDVVDRIVTLIAGGRKYVTPMEFVNYMTILMTRDMERKMKFAYMVYDKNGMGINREIISSAVERFFPGDDDEVIEMRLDMVDFLLLKFDEDQDAIISFEEYRTIVVQQPSMLEFLGPIFPTDETRLVVAYCTAIYSHIPEMGMI, from the exons ATGAAGTTGGACCTTACGATGAACGATCGCTTTAACCAGCGGTTTCAGTCGGTTTATAGTGGCCTGGTTCCTCAGATTGCCCGGTTGGGGCCCTTCAACGACTCCGAGGTGACCTGCATCCTGCTGATCTACTACAAGTTCAGCCTCCAGAACGGACCCGCGGCACGCCGGATAACCTCCACCCAGTTCGTGAACATAGTGATAGGGTTCCAGCAGCTATACGACATGGATGTGGTGGACCGAATCGTTACCCTTATCGCGGGGGGCAGGAAGTATGTGACGCCCATGGAGTTCGTTAACTACATGACCATCCTGATGACTCGCGACATGGAGCGCAAAATGAAGTTCGCCTATATG GTCTACGACAAAAATGGCATGGGCATCAATCGAGAGATAATTtcgtcggctgtcgagaggTTTTTTCCCGGCGACGATGACGAGGTCATCGAAATGCGACTG GACATGGTCGATTTTCTACTCCTGAAATTTGATGAGGATCAAGACGCCATCATCTCGTTTGAGGAGTACAGAACGATCGTGGTGCAACAGCCGAGCATGCTCGAGTTCCTGGGTCCCATCTTTCCCACGGACGAGACGCGCCTGGTGGTGGCCTACTGCACGGCCATATACTCTCACATCCCCGAAATGGGCATGATATAG